Proteins from a genomic interval of Zingiber officinale cultivar Zhangliang chromosome 1B, Zo_v1.1, whole genome shotgun sequence:
- the LOC122052714 gene encoding cyclin-D3-2-like → MPLFSLFDHLYCREENLEFEEEVESEESVRLPPPLSAHCDYYGSLPWAAEASHEEEWPQLLGSLLAKEGEFLPVLFAGAGDFSYLRSGRKLAAEWVARAARRHGFSALTALLAVNYLDRCFLPCADRGELFRLQDDKPWMGQLSAVACLSLAAKVEEMRVPLPIDLQLPEDGGFAFEPKTIRRMELLVLSALGWRMNPVTPLSFLHHFFLRLRSTAKSPGNDAGIVRRIGALVRRCEAALLSVMADGRWAGYPASAWAAAALLQATESAEEGATAAEIQETRHLISLLNAPKVEECYQVILETAQKGMTSHKRKLSSSDHLFCSPPPSPCGVLGSCFSRESSCDSWEAPPRKRNK, encoded by the exons ATGCCTCTTTTCTCTCTCTTCGATCATCTTTATTGCCGAGAAGAGAACTTGGAGTTTGAGGAAGAAGTAGAGTCGGAGGAATCTGTGCGCTTGCCGCCGCCTCTTTCGGCTCACTGTGACTATTATGGCAGCCTCCCTTGGGCGGCGGAAGCTTCGCACGAGGAGGAGTGGCCGCAGTTGCTCGGCTCTCTCTTGGCCAAAGAAGGGGAGTTTCTCCCGGTGCTCTTTGCTGGCGCCGGCGACTTTTCTTATCTCCGGTCGGGGAGGAAGCTGGCGGCGGAGTGGGTCGCGCGGGCCGCGCGGCGGCACGGCTTCTCCGCTCTCACGGCGCTGCTCGCCGTGAACTACCTCGACCGGTGCTTCCTCCCCTGCGCCGACCGGGGGGAGCTCTTCCGGCTCCAGGACGACAAGCCGTGGATGGGGCAGCTCTCGGCCGTGGCGTGTCTCTCGTTGGCGGCGAAGGTGGAGGAGATGCGTGTCCCGCTCCCGATCGACCTCCAGCTGCCGGAGGACGGCGGGTTCGCGTTCGAGCCCAAGACCATCAGGCGGATGGAGCTCCTGGTCCTCTCCGCTCTCGGGTGGAGGATGAACCCGGTCACTCCCCTCTCTTTCCTCCATCATTTCTTCCTTCGACTCCGCTCGACGGCTAAATCCCCCGGAAACGACGCCGGCATTGTCCGCCGCATCGGCGCGCTGGTGCGGAGGTGCGAAGCGGCTCTTCTCTCCGTAATGGCCG ACGGGCGATGGGCCGGATATCCGGCATCGGCGTGGGCAGCAGCGGCACTGCTCCAGGCGACGGAATCCGCCGAAGAAGGCGCCACGGCGGCGGAAATCCAAGAGACACGCCACCTCATTTCCCTGCTCAACGCTCCCAAG gtGGAAGAATGCTATCAAGTGATCCTCGAAACAGCTCAAAAGGGCATGACCAGCCACAAGCGCAAGCTTTCCTCCTCCGATCATTTATTCTGTTCGCCGCCGCCCAGTCCCTGCGGAGTGCTCGGTTCCTGCTTCAGCCGCGAGAGCTCGTGCGACTCGTGGGAGGCTCCTCCTCGCAAGAGAAACAAATGA